One genomic window of Prochlorococcus sp. MIT 0801 includes the following:
- the hisF gene encoding imidazole glycerol phosphate synthase subunit HisF codes for MVALRLIPCLDVSNGRVVKGVNFVGLRDAGDPVELGCRYSKAGADELVFLDITATHEKRATLVDMVRRTSEAVTIPFTVGGGISSLNGINELLRAGADKVSLNSSAVKDPSLISQGANRFGSQCIVVAIDAKKNKNIPNKWDVYVSGGRNNTGLDAIEWAEKVFEMGAGEILLTSMDGDGTQNGYDIELTKYISEKVSIPVIASGGAGSLRHIKEAFTLGKSSAALLASLLHDGQLTIREIKEYLIKANLPIRPIEL; via the coding sequence ATGGTTGCTTTAAGATTGATCCCTTGTCTTGATGTTTCAAACGGACGAGTGGTTAAGGGGGTTAATTTTGTTGGATTGCGTGATGCAGGCGATCCAGTTGAGCTTGGATGTAGATATAGCAAGGCAGGAGCGGATGAATTGGTCTTCCTTGACATAACAGCTACGCACGAGAAAAGAGCGACTTTGGTTGATATGGTTAGACGAACATCCGAAGCGGTGACCATTCCTTTTACTGTTGGAGGGGGAATCAGCTCATTGAATGGAATCAATGAATTGCTACGAGCAGGAGCTGACAAGGTAAGTTTGAATTCCAGTGCTGTTAAAGACCCTTCGTTGATTTCTCAAGGGGCCAATCGTTTTGGATCTCAATGTATTGTGGTCGCAATAGATGCGAAAAAGAACAAAAACATTCCCAATAAGTGGGACGTTTATGTGAGTGGAGGACGGAATAATACAGGATTGGATGCGATTGAATGGGCAGAAAAAGTGTTTGAGATGGGAGCAGGTGAAATCCTTTTAACCTCCATGGACGGTGATGGAACTCAAAATGGTTATGACATAGAACTGACGAAATATATTTCTGAGAAAGTTTCAATACCAGTAATAGCCTCAGGAGGAGCTGGTTCTTTGAGACACATTAAAGAGGCTTTTACTTTGGGGAAATCTTCAGCGGCTCTCTTGGCTTCCTTATTGCATGATGGACAATTAACTATCAGAGAAATAAAAGAATATTTGATTAAAGCAAATTTACCTATAAGACCAATTGAATTATAA
- a CDS encoding porin — translation MKLFSRLLVAPAALGLMAPVAANADSAFSSTTTLSGSAVFTVGSVADGGTADNQEELYMQYAYGLDINTSFTGEDLFTAGIITGNASGPLANMDSAETGGGTLSVSSLYYAFPVGDLSVTAGPLVDQDDVVAATTSAYSDAFRLGSMPYSLAGSETGPGLGVAYSNDNGVVASVSFVSVGGNDSTVGIGADNGDDVSTFTLGYNGDGFGGGLVIASNDGEAGTTGYDTFGGGIYYTPESIPATISIAYDTKDPEGTAKDETDLFIGIDYEVGPGTLSAAYNETDVDGGSDKDVTGFEVSYTYAVNDSVTITPGFFTVEDNTGDDDSGVVVETVFSF, via the coding sequence ATGAAGCTTTTTTCACGTTTATTAGTAGCTCCAGCAGCTTTGGGCCTAATGGCTCCAGTTGCAGCTAATGCGGATTCTGCATTTTCATCAACTACAACTCTTTCTGGTAGCGCTGTTTTTACTGTTGGTTCAGTTGCTGACGGCGGAACTGCAGACAACCAAGAAGAGCTTTATATGCAATATGCATATGGCCTTGATATAAATACTAGTTTTACTGGCGAAGACCTATTCACAGCTGGAATTATCACTGGTAATGCTAGTGGTCCTTTAGCGAACATGGATAGTGCTGAAACAGGTGGCGGAACACTTTCAGTTTCATCTCTTTACTATGCATTCCCAGTTGGCGATCTTTCAGTAACTGCTGGTCCTTTGGTTGACCAAGATGATGTTGTTGCGGCAACAACTTCTGCTTACTCAGATGCTTTCAGACTAGGCAGCATGCCTTATTCTCTAGCTGGTAGCGAAACTGGTCCTGGACTTGGTGTTGCTTACTCTAATGACAACGGTGTTGTTGCTTCTGTAAGTTTCGTTTCTGTTGGTGGTAACGATTCAACTGTTGGAATCGGTGCTGACAATGGTGATGATGTTTCAACATTCACTCTTGGCTATAACGGCGACGGATTTGGCGGTGGTCTAGTGATCGCTTCTAACGACGGCGAAGCTGGAACTACTGGATATGACACATTTGGTGGTGGTATCTACTACACCCCTGAGTCAATCCCAGCAACTATCAGCATTGCTTACGACACAAAAGATCCAGAAGGAACAGCTAAAGACGAAACCGATCTATTCATCGGTATCGACTATGAAGTTGGTCCTGGAACACTAAGTGCTGCTTACAATGAAACTGATGTTGACGGTGGTAGCGATAAGGATGTAACAGGCTTTGAAGTCTCTTACACTTATGCAGTGAACGACAGCGTCACAATCACTCCTGGTTTCTTCACTGTAGAAGACAATACTGGTGATGATGACTCTGGTGTTGTTGTTGAAACTGTATTTAGCTTCTAA
- a CDS encoding DUF721 domain-containing protein, giving the protein MILEDLKHKTKGKREQSIYTCLEEIKSSWKGNVGELIQDWVKIAGEQLALNCTPLNIKNKILTIGASHPQWRQALQYNRLELIESLKSYGYQIKEIRIRQHYPNNLVARESEKEIWEKHPSRTDKTGITNCPFCKVPSPKGEVKLWGKCSFCRRKELRID; this is encoded by the coding sequence TTGATTTTAGAAGACTTAAAACATAAAACAAAAGGAAAAAGAGAGCAGTCAATTTATACATGTTTGGAAGAAATCAAGTCTTCATGGAAAGGAAATGTCGGGGAGCTTATTCAAGATTGGGTAAAAATAGCTGGAGAGCAACTCGCATTGAATTGCACGCCTCTTAATATTAAAAATAAAATTTTAACGATTGGAGCAAGTCATCCTCAGTGGAGACAGGCTCTCCAGTACAACCGCTTAGAATTAATTGAGTCTTTAAAATCATATGGATATCAAATAAAAGAGATTCGGATTAGACAACATTATCCCAATAATTTAGTTGCCAGAGAGAGTGAAAAAGAAATATGGGAAAAGCACCCAAGTAGAACTGATAAGACTGGAATCACAAATTGTCCTTTTTGCAAAGTCCCATCTCCCAAGGGAGAAGTTAAATTATGGGGTAAATGTAGTTTTTGTAGAAGAAAAGAATTGAGAATAGATTGA
- the ubiE gene encoding bifunctional demethylmenaquinone methyltransferase/2-methoxy-6-polyprenyl-1,4-benzoquinol methylase UbiE has protein sequence MRPGNTKAIEEMFNSISSKYDFLNDIFSFGLHRFWKTRLLDILNPTFGEKWIDLCCGTGDMSILLARYIESSKNITGIDSASKPLLVARERSKQNYSSIEWINGDALETNLTSHQFDGLLMAYGLRNLSSPYAGFKEAFRILKPGGRAGILDFRSFEGTSIQGVFQKIYLSFYVVPISSLFGLGKEYSYIKKSLVNFPSGEKQIHLALSAGFKKAKYQTLAMGQMGILLLEA, from the coding sequence ATGAGGCCCGGTAATACTAAAGCTATAGAAGAAATGTTTAATTCAATTTCTTCAAAATATGATTTTTTAAATGATATATTTAGCTTTGGATTGCATAGGTTTTGGAAAACAAGATTATTGGATATTCTTAATCCAACTTTTGGAGAAAAATGGATAGATCTTTGTTGTGGAACTGGAGATATGTCAATACTTTTGGCTAGATATATAGAGAGTTCTAAAAATATTACTGGGATAGATTCAGCTTCTAAACCATTATTAGTTGCGAGAGAAAGATCTAAGCAAAACTATTCTTCAATTGAATGGATAAATGGTGATGCTCTAGAGACAAATCTCACATCTCATCAATTCGATGGCCTTTTAATGGCCTATGGCTTAAGGAATCTTTCCAGCCCTTATGCAGGTTTTAAAGAGGCTTTTAGGATTTTGAAACCAGGTGGAAGAGCTGGAATCTTAGATTTTAGATCTTTTGAAGGAACCTCTATTCAAGGGGTATTTCAAAAAATTTATTTAAGTTTTTATGTTGTTCCAATTTCATCTCTTTTCGGATTGGGAAAAGAATATTCATATATAAAAAAAAGTTTAGTTAACTTCCCTTCTGGTGAAAAACAAATTCATTTGGCACTTTCTGCGGGCTTTAAAAAAGCAAAATACCAAACATTAGCAATGGGACAAATGGGGATTTTATTACTTGAAGCCTGA
- the chlG gene encoding chlorophyll synthase ChlG yields the protein MSDAKQLLGIKGGSETTNIWKLRLQLMKPITWIPLLWGVICGAAASGNYHWELSNILASISCMFMSGPLLTGYTQTINDYFDREIDAINEPNRPIPSGAISLFQVKCQIWILLIAGLAVAYLLDLWAHHTIPSVLLLALGGSFVSFIYSAPPLKLKQNGWLGNYALGASYIALPWWAGQALFGHLTWTTAMLTLAYSLSGLGIAVINDFKSVEGDKSLGLESLPVVFGIKNASRISAGMIDIFQLAMVVVLIAIGQNFASVILVLLIIPQITFQDIWLLRDPLKFDVKYQASAQPFLILGMLVTAIAIGHSSLISL from the coding sequence GTGAGCGATGCTAAGCAACTCCTTGGGATAAAAGGAGGTTCTGAAACAACAAACATTTGGAAGCTTCGGTTGCAATTAATGAAGCCCATCACATGGATTCCCTTGTTATGGGGAGTCATCTGTGGAGCAGCTGCCAGTGGTAATTATCACTGGGAATTAAGCAACATTCTTGCTTCGATAAGTTGCATGTTTATGAGCGGGCCACTCCTAACTGGATATACCCAAACAATAAATGATTATTTTGATAGAGAAATTGATGCAATAAATGAACCTAATAGACCAATACCTTCAGGGGCAATTTCACTTTTCCAAGTAAAATGTCAAATTTGGATTTTATTAATAGCTGGTCTTGCAGTTGCCTATTTATTAGATTTGTGGGCACATCACACAATTCCTTCCGTCCTTCTTTTGGCATTAGGAGGTTCATTTGTAAGTTTTATTTACTCAGCACCCCCTTTAAAACTTAAACAAAATGGTTGGCTTGGAAATTATGCACTAGGTGCAAGCTATATAGCTCTCCCCTGGTGGGCTGGACAGGCTCTATTTGGACATTTAACGTGGACAACTGCCATGCTCACTCTTGCCTATAGCTTGTCAGGATTAGGAATTGCTGTGATAAATGATTTTAAAAGCGTGGAAGGTGATAAAAGCCTAGGACTTGAATCACTTCCTGTTGTTTTTGGTATTAAAAATGCAAGTCGTATTAGTGCAGGAATGATAGATATCTTTCAGCTTGCAATGGTGGTAGTTTTAATCGCGATAGGACAAAATTTTGCATCTGTCATTCTGGTTTTACTAATAATTCCTCAAATCACATTTCAAGACATATGGCTATTACGTGATCCATTAAAATTTGACGTTAAATACCAAGCCAGTGCACAACCATTCCTAATTTTAGGAATGCTTGTAACTGCAATAGCCATAGGCCATAGTTCATTAATTAGTTTATAA
- a CDS encoding malate:quinone oxidoreductase, translating into MFNTGTPDSENTYDAILVGAGIMSSTLAVLLHELEPDLRLLVVEKLSSAGLESSCAKNNAGTGHAANCELNYTPIQEDGQLSTTKAFEINKSFEQSLEFWASLAEKGKLIPKTFLNKLPHISLVFGDEDISLLKKRFSKLSSHAAFAKMEFTMDHCELQDWIPLIMDGRKQSEKIAATRIKRGTDIDFGNLTRSYINQIEGAKSIDINYSTNVENLQQDSEGDWYLSLEGAKKNRIVRSKFVFLGAGGGALSLLQKSRIPEGLLYAGFPVSGKWLICDEEKSTKTHNAKVYGKAAVGAPPMSVPHLDTRWIDKKKSLLFGPFAGFSSNFLKYGSKLDLFRSIKTTNLFSMLQAGLDNIDLGKYLLNQLIQTNEDRINTLKRFLPQVSPNDWKLSTAGQRVQIIKQTSKGGVLKMGTEVVTSSDGSLAALLGASPGASTAVTIMIEVLNRCWKEKMKSSKWKNKMLELFPSIGTDINSDQEALLAIRKRNDFLLKLI; encoded by the coding sequence TTGTTTAATACCGGCACTCCAGATTCAGAAAATACTTATGACGCAATATTAGTAGGTGCAGGAATCATGAGCTCAACTCTTGCAGTACTTCTGCATGAGCTTGAGCCGGATTTACGGTTGTTGGTTGTTGAAAAACTATCTTCTGCTGGCTTGGAAAGTAGCTGCGCTAAGAATAATGCTGGAACAGGACATGCTGCTAACTGTGAGCTTAATTACACTCCAATCCAAGAGGATGGCCAACTTAGTACTACCAAAGCTTTTGAAATAAATAAATCCTTTGAGCAAAGCTTAGAATTTTGGGCATCTTTGGCAGAAAAAGGGAAATTGATACCAAAAACTTTTTTAAATAAGTTGCCACACATCAGCCTTGTCTTTGGAGATGAGGATATTTCTTTGCTTAAAAAAAGGTTTTCTAAACTTAGTTCTCATGCCGCTTTTGCCAAAATGGAATTCACTATGGACCATTGTGAATTACAAGATTGGATTCCATTGATTATGGATGGTAGGAAACAGAGTGAGAAGATTGCCGCGACAAGAATTAAAAGAGGTACTGATATTGATTTTGGCAATTTAACTCGCTCATATATCAATCAAATTGAAGGAGCAAAATCTATTGATATTAACTACTCTACTAATGTTGAAAATCTTCAACAAGATAGTGAAGGAGATTGGTATTTATCTTTAGAAGGAGCCAAAAAAAATAGAATTGTTAGATCAAAGTTTGTTTTCCTGGGGGCAGGTGGAGGAGCTTTATCCCTTTTGCAAAAATCGAGAATTCCAGAAGGCTTGTTATATGCAGGATTCCCTGTTAGCGGCAAGTGGTTGATTTGTGATGAGGAGAAATCAACAAAAACACATAATGCAAAGGTTTATGGAAAGGCAGCAGTTGGAGCCCCGCCAATGTCAGTCCCGCACTTAGATACAAGATGGATAGATAAAAAAAAATCTCTTTTGTTTGGTCCTTTCGCAGGATTTAGTTCAAATTTTTTAAAATACGGATCAAAGTTGGATTTGTTTAGATCAATCAAAACAACTAATCTTTTCTCAATGTTGCAAGCAGGATTAGACAATATAGACTTAGGAAAATACTTGTTAAATCAATTAATACAAACAAATGAGGATCGAATAAATACTTTAAAAAGATTTCTTCCTCAGGTTTCACCTAATGATTGGAAGCTTTCAACTGCAGGACAGCGTGTTCAAATAATTAAACAAACCTCTAAAGGTGGTGTTTTAAAAATGGGGACAGAAGTGGTTACTTCATCAGATGGATCTTTAGCTGCTTTGCTTGGTGCTTCTCCGGGCGCAAGCACAGCAGTAACAATCATGATTGAAGTTCTAAACCGCTGCTGGAAGGAAAAAATGAAATCAAGTAAATGGAAAAATAAAATGTTAGAGCTTTTCCCCAGTATTGGTACAGATATTAATTCAGATCAAGAAGCTCTTTTGGCAATTCGAAAAAGAAACGATTTCTTACTTAAATTAATTTAA
- a CDS encoding DUF2862 domain-containing protein, which translates to MAKPTSLSRIGSKIKINIERVRDRIPSYLIDQLSEDPRGTVIDYKMTDGRGGIGVVIKMNDGSKHWFFEDEVS; encoded by the coding sequence ATGGCTAAGCCAACCTCCCTTTCAAGGATAGGTTCAAAAATTAAGATTAATATTGAACGTGTTCGAGATCGCATACCTTCTTATTTGATAGACCAACTATCAGAGGATCCAAGAGGTACTGTCATCGACTACAAGATGACTGACGGAAGAGGTGGTATTGGAGTGGTCATTAAAATGAATGACGGGAGCAAACATTGGTTCTTCGAGGATGAAGTTTCTTAA
- the trmH gene encoding tRNA (guanosine(18)-2'-O)-methyltransferase TrmH, translating to MPILTRRFERLKSVLNKRISDLTVLIENVEKPHNLSAIIRSCDAVGILEAYAIFNKEKFLTFNSTAQGSQKWVKINQYKKTTEAIKVLKEKGFKLYGTNLNPRSIDYRKCDFKGPTAFVLGAEKWGISEEAASLMDEHIHIPMRGMVESLNVSVAASALLFEATRQRQVANMVPESGEGMSKETYKEKLFEWAYPEVAQWCKSEGTKYPELNDKGEIIDDLPRTKKMRY from the coding sequence ATGCCGATCCTAACTAGACGTTTTGAACGTCTAAAATCAGTACTAAATAAAAGGATTTCAGATCTCACTGTATTAATTGAGAATGTTGAAAAGCCTCATAATCTCTCAGCGATAATACGAAGTTGTGATGCAGTTGGTATTCTTGAGGCCTATGCAATCTTTAACAAAGAGAAGTTTTTAACATTTAATAGTACGGCTCAAGGAAGTCAAAAGTGGGTCAAAATAAACCAATATAAAAAGACCACCGAGGCAATAAAAGTTCTTAAAGAAAAAGGGTTTAAATTGTACGGAACGAACTTGAATCCCAGATCAATTGATTACAGAAAATGTGATTTCAAAGGGCCAACTGCATTTGTACTAGGTGCCGAGAAATGGGGTATCAGTGAGGAAGCAGCAAGTTTAATGGACGAGCATATTCATATTCCAATGAGAGGGATGGTTGAATCTTTGAATGTATCAGTTGCGGCATCGGCATTATTGTTTGAGGCGACAAGGCAACGACAAGTAGCCAATATGGTTCCTGAATCTGGGGAAGGCATGAGCAAAGAAACATACAAAGAAAAGCTTTTCGAGTGGGCTTACCCCGAGGTTGCTCAATGGTGCAAGAGTGAAGGCACAAAATATCCAGAACTTAATGATAAAGGAGAAATTATCGATGATCTTCCAAGAACAAAAAAAATGAGATATTAA
- the lepA gene encoding translation elongation factor 4 — protein MTNVPISRLRNFCIIAHIDHGKSTLADRLLQDTGTVSSRDMQEQFLDNMDLERERGITIKLQAARMNYKADDGEEYVLNLIDTPGHVDFSYEVSRSLQACEGALLVVDASQGVEAQTLANVYLALENDLEIIPVLNKVDLPGADPEKIKNEIESIIGLDTSKAISCSAKTGVGIPEILQAVVDRIPSPKDNTDQATKALIFDSYYDPYRGVIVYFRIMSGGISKKDKVLLMSSKKSYELDEIGVMAPDQVKVNSLHAGEVGYLAASIKAVADARVGDTITLVNRPAEDALPGYAEAKPMVFCGLFPTDADQYPDLREALDKLQLSDAALKYEPETSSAMGFGFRCGFLGLLHMEIVQERLEREYDLDLIVTAPSVIYKVRMIDGDVRMIDNPATLPDPQKRETIEEPYVRMEIYAPNDYNGTLMGLCQDRRGDFIDMKYITTDRVTLIYEIPLAEVVTDFFDQMKSRTKGYASMEYHLIGYRENDLVRLDVLINSERADPLTTIVHKDNAYGVGKGLVEKLKELIPKQQFKIPLQASIGSRIIASEGISALRKDVLSKCYGGDISRKKKLLKKQAKGKKRMKSMGKVDVPQEAFMAVLKLNSD, from the coding sequence ATGACTAATGTGCCCATTTCTCGTCTGAGGAACTTCTGCATAATTGCTCATATTGACCATGGTAAATCAACCTTGGCAGATAGGCTTCTTCAGGATACTGGCACTGTCTCCTCTAGAGACATGCAAGAACAATTCTTGGATAATATGGACCTTGAGAGAGAGAGAGGAATAACTATAAAATTACAGGCTGCGAGGATGAATTATAAAGCGGATGATGGAGAGGAATATGTCCTGAATTTGATTGATACTCCTGGCCATGTTGACTTCTCTTATGAGGTGAGTCGATCATTACAGGCTTGTGAGGGGGCCTTGCTGGTTGTTGATGCTAGTCAAGGAGTAGAAGCTCAAACTTTGGCCAATGTTTACCTCGCCTTGGAAAATGATTTAGAAATTATTCCTGTTCTCAATAAAGTTGATTTACCTGGAGCTGATCCTGAGAAAATAAAAAATGAAATTGAATCAATTATTGGTTTAGATACATCTAAGGCAATTTCCTGTTCTGCTAAAACAGGGGTTGGTATTCCAGAAATACTGCAAGCAGTAGTAGATAGAATACCTTCTCCGAAAGATAATACTGATCAAGCTACAAAAGCACTTATTTTTGATTCCTATTACGACCCTTACAGAGGCGTGATTGTTTATTTCAGAATCATGAGTGGTGGCATAAGTAAGAAAGACAAGGTTTTGCTTATGTCTAGTAAAAAAAGTTATGAGTTAGATGAAATAGGTGTTATGGCACCTGATCAAGTAAAAGTAAATTCTCTTCATGCTGGTGAAGTTGGATATTTAGCTGCATCTATCAAAGCAGTTGCTGATGCGAGAGTAGGGGACACGATTACGTTGGTGAATAGACCTGCTGAAGATGCTTTGCCAGGTTATGCCGAAGCCAAACCAATGGTTTTTTGTGGATTGTTTCCCACGGATGCAGATCAATATCCAGATTTAAGAGAGGCTCTAGATAAATTACAGCTATCTGATGCTGCATTGAAATATGAGCCTGAAACAAGTAGTGCAATGGGATTTGGCTTCCGTTGTGGATTTTTAGGTTTATTGCATATGGAAATTGTTCAAGAGCGTTTAGAACGTGAATATGATTTGGATTTAATTGTTACTGCTCCATCAGTTATTTATAAAGTGAGAATGATAGATGGAGACGTTAGGATGATCGATAATCCAGCTACACTTCCAGATCCTCAAAAACGTGAAACTATAGAAGAACCCTACGTTCGAATGGAAATTTATGCTCCCAATGACTACAACGGAACTTTGATGGGTCTTTGTCAGGATAGAAGAGGAGACTTTATCGATATGAAGTACATAACGACTGATCGAGTTACGCTTATTTATGAAATACCTCTTGCAGAAGTTGTGACAGATTTCTTTGATCAGATGAAAAGTAGAACTAAAGGATATGCCTCTATGGAGTATCACTTGATTGGTTATAGGGAAAATGATTTAGTCAGATTAGACGTTTTAATTAATTCAGAACGGGCAGACCCTTTAACAACGATTGTTCATAAAGATAACGCTTATGGTGTCGGGAAAGGACTTGTTGAGAAATTGAAAGAACTTATTCCAAAACAGCAATTTAAGATTCCTTTACAGGCTTCAATTGGGAGTCGAATTATTGCAAGTGAAGGTATTAGTGCTTTACGAAAAGATGTTTTGTCAAAATGCTACGGAGGAGATATATCAAGAAAAAAGAAATTGTTGAAGAAACAGGCAAAAGGGAAAAAACGAATGAAGTCTATGGGGAAAGTAGATGTTCCCCAAGAGGCTTTTATGGCTGTCTTGAAATTAAATAGTGATTAA
- a CDS encoding ABC transporter permease codes for MSTRLFFAGLIILSIYICISIFIPLLISLKIVPNGEFGLGNPIFSAPSIDHWCGTDRLGRDVCIRTLAASGIALQVVFVAVSLAVLVGIPLGLLSGYIGGLLDRVLVLLMDTLYTIPVLLLSVVMAFLLGRGILNASIALCVVYIPQYFRLVRNQTAQVKSELYIEAAISMGASPLWVIRKYLLKNVLTSVPVVLTLNAADAVLVLGGLGFLGLGLPENIPEWGSDLNMALVALPTGIWWTAIYPGMAMFVLVLGLSFIGEGLEKVISETSLQN; via the coding sequence TTGTCGACACGGTTATTTTTTGCTGGGCTGATAATTTTATCCATATATATATGCATCTCTATTTTTATACCACTATTAATATCTTTAAAGATTGTCCCTAATGGTGAGTTTGGGTTGGGGAACCCGATTTTTTCGGCTCCATCCATAGATCACTGGTGTGGAACTGATCGACTAGGAAGAGATGTTTGTATTAGAACTTTAGCTGCGAGTGGAATTGCGTTACAAGTTGTTTTTGTTGCCGTATCTCTTGCCGTTCTTGTAGGAATTCCTCTGGGACTTTTAAGTGGCTACATCGGTGGGCTTTTAGATAGGGTTTTGGTTCTTTTAATGGATACTCTTTATACAATTCCTGTCCTTCTTCTTTCTGTTGTGATGGCATTTTTATTGGGCAGAGGTATATTGAATGCATCAATAGCATTGTGCGTCGTTTATATTCCTCAATATTTTCGACTTGTTAGGAACCAGACTGCACAGGTTAAATCAGAACTTTATATTGAGGCAGCAATATCAATGGGAGCCTCCCCTTTGTGGGTAATAAGAAAGTACCTCCTTAAAAATGTTCTTACTTCTGTACCTGTGGTTTTAACACTTAATGCTGCAGATGCTGTATTAGTTCTTGGGGGATTGGGATTTCTTGGATTAGGTCTTCCTGAGAATATTCCAGAATGGGGAAGTGATTTAAATATGGCATTAGTTGCATTGCCTACTGGTATCTGGTGGACAGCGATATATCCTGGTATGGCTATGTTCGTTTTAGTACTGGGACTATCTTTTATTGGAGAAGGCTTAGAGAAAGTTATAAGTGAAACTAGTCTGCAGAATTAA
- a CDS encoding 16S rRNA (cytosine(967)-C(5))-methyltransferase, translated as MSGNQSSIKGLDARKAAWEVIQAVGGGAFADVALDRIFNLYSFKSIDKALITELSYGAIRQRYFLDCWIDYLGKVPAKKQPPLLRWLLHLGLYQVLKMERMPPAAAINTTVELAKTHNLKKLAPVVNGILRSALRSKERGLLLPKSNNPSLELAKNESLPLWLADELINWKGVEDAKKIAKAFNCISPIDIRVNKLRADLKEVKEIFDSCGIHNHLIPNCPYGLEVQVGVGEPRKWPGYVEGKWSVQDRSSQLISPSLGPLPGEKILDACAAPGGKSTHIAELINNKGEVWSVDRSFRRSKKIIANSERLGTKCLQILVADSNELLLKNPAWKGFFDRILIDAPCSGLGTLARHPDARWRMNQENIQELVAVQSHLLNSLTPLLKSGGTLVYSTCTIHPEENFNQIKNFLQLKSDFLLEFEKQIWPGEEDNGDGFYIAVLNKLKN; from the coding sequence TTGAGTGGAAACCAGTCATCCATAAAAGGCTTAGATGCCAGAAAGGCTGCTTGGGAGGTTATCCAAGCAGTGGGTGGAGGTGCGTTCGCAGATGTTGCTTTGGATAGAATTTTTAATCTTTATTCCTTTAAGTCGATCGATAAAGCCTTAATAACTGAACTTTCTTATGGTGCAATTCGCCAAAGATATTTTTTAGATTGTTGGATTGATTATTTAGGGAAAGTACCCGCTAAAAAACAACCTCCTTTGTTGAGATGGCTATTGCATCTTGGGCTTTATCAGGTTTTAAAAATGGAGAGAATGCCTCCAGCTGCTGCAATTAACACAACTGTAGAGCTTGCTAAAACTCATAATTTAAAAAAGCTGGCCCCTGTTGTTAATGGAATCTTGCGATCTGCTCTTAGAAGCAAAGAGAGAGGTCTACTGCTACCTAAATCAAATAATCCGAGTTTAGAATTAGCTAAAAACGAATCCCTTCCTCTTTGGTTGGCAGATGAATTGATTAATTGGAAGGGAGTAGAAGATGCTAAGAAGATTGCTAAAGCATTTAATTGCATTAGTCCTATTGACATAAGAGTGAATAAATTGCGTGCAGATTTAAAAGAAGTAAAAGAAATTTTTGATTCCTGTGGTATTCATAATCATCTGATACCAAACTGTCCTTACGGATTGGAAGTTCAAGTTGGTGTTGGTGAACCTAGGAAATGGCCCGGTTATGTAGAAGGGAAATGGAGTGTTCAAGATAGATCTTCTCAGCTAATTTCCCCATCATTAGGACCTTTGCCTGGAGAAAAGATTCTTGATGCTTGTGCTGCACCAGGAGGAAAATCAACACATATTGCTGAATTAATCAATAATAAGGGCGAGGTGTGGTCTGTTGATCGATCATTCAGAAGATCAAAAAAAATAATAGCCAACTCAGAGAGGCTTGGGACTAAATGCTTGCAAATATTGGTTGCTGATTCCAATGAGCTATTACTCAAAAATCCCGCTTGGAAAGGGTTCTTTGATCGAATACTTATTGATGCGCCATGCTCAGGATTGGGTACTCTTGCGCGCCACCCTGATGCGAGATGGAGAATGAACCAAGAAAATATTCAGGAGCTTGTCGCTGTTCAAAGTCATTTACTTAACTCGTTAACTCCTTTATTAAAAAGTGGAGGAACATTGGTCTATTCCACCTGTACTATTCATCCTGAAGAAAATTTCAATCAGATAAAAAACTTTCTTCAATTAAAGTCTGATTTTTTATTAGAATTTGAAAAACAGATATGGCCTGGTGAGGAAGATAATGGAGATGGTTTTTATATTGCTGTTTTAAATAAATTAAAAAATTAA